Within the Dehalococcoidia bacterium genome, the region AGCTTCCCAGGTCTTTTTTGGAAGCCAGGTGTCCCTTGATCCCCCTTCTATCCCTAGCCTTCTCTATTTCTCCGGTAACCTCCAGGAATAGAGCGTCGCTACCGTTACCGTAGCTGGCAACTAGGATCCTGTCCCCGGGCTTAGCCCCCTCCAGTGCCGCTACCAGTATCTGGAGGGTGTAGGCAGTGCCGGTATTACCTATGGCGGTAAACATGTGGTCCTGTATTTGATCCGCTTCAAACCCCAGTTTCTTGCCTATGTCTGCATGGGCTCTCACATAGAGGCAGGGGTAAACCACCTTGGTAAAATCCTTGGGCGTAAGTTTGTATTTATCAAGAAGCCCTGAGATGGCCTCTGAGATAAACTTGCCGTAGCCCTCATCCCTGACCCATCTATCCTCCCAGGTACGGTTATACCTGTCGGTATCTGCCCTCCAGTTATCCATGAAATCATAGGTGAGAGAATAGGTGCCCTCGACGCTGGCGATCACCCCACTATCTCCAAAAAGTATGGCTGCTGCGCCATCACCGTATATCTCCTCCTGAAAGCCGCCCGGTTTCCCCAGACGGCAATCTGATGCACATACCATGACGTTCTTCGCTGAACCCGATGATACCGCATCGTAGGCAGAGATGAGAGCACCTGTTCCAGCCTTGATAGATGTGGTGAAGTCAGACGTTCGAATCGCGGGGCTGAGGTCGAGGGCGGTGGCTATTATCCCCGCATTCTGCCTTTCATTGTAGGGTGTTGTGGTGGTGGCAAAGAAAAGCCCGTCGATCTTTTTCGGCTCAAGCCCGTTCATACAGTCCATGGCGGAGGCTACTGCCATCGTGATGCTGTCCTCGTCGTAGTTGGCCACTGCCTTCTCACCGGGAAGGAGGGATGCCGGGTTTAGCCACCCCAGGGCTCCATAGATAGTCATGCGGTTGATGCGGTACAAAGGGATATAAGCACCGTACGAAGTAATTCCTACCATAGTACTCCATCCTTTCTATTTTAAGGTGAGCTATAGTCTATCATGTCTGCATTTAAGGGTCAATTGCTATGGATTATACTCCGATGATATCACCCCTTCCTGTATAAAGGACAGTCCGAATAATCTGTCTAGTACTTAACGGACTTTCCATACTTATCCCTGAGAACCGTCTTCAGCACCTTACCCGCCGGGTTACGGGGAAGGGCATCCATGAAATCCACCGACTTAGGCTTCTTGTAGCTGGCCAGATGCTGCTTACAGTACTCCACGACCTCCTCCCCGGTCATGCTCTCTCCTTGCTTACAGACCACAATGGCCTTGACCGATTCGCCCCACTCCTCATCGTGAACCCCGATGACGGCACATTCCAGGATCTTGGGGTGACTGAAGAGGACTTCCTCGATCTCGGCCGGGTAGATATTCTCTCCTCCGCTGACAATCATGTCCTTCTTCCGGTCTACGATATAGAAAAACCCTTCTTCATCCTGCCTCACCAGATCGGTGGAGTGAAACCATCCTCCCCTCATGGCTTCCGCGGTGACCTCAGGGTCCTTGTAGTACTCTTTCATTACGGTAGGTCCCCGGTAAATAGCTTCCCCGATTTCTCCCACTGGCACATCGTTGTCTTTGTCATCTACCACCCGTATCTCGATAAAGGGGAGGGCTCGGCCCACCGATGTCTCACGCCCCTCATATTCGCTGGGAACAAGACCTGAAACCACCGGGCTCATCTCGGTCTGCCCGAACATGTCGAAGATCTTGACATTAGGGAAGTGCTTAATGATTTGCTTCCGAGTCTCTGT harbors:
- a CDS encoding hydroxymethylglutaryl-CoA synthase, encoding MVGITSYGAYIPLYRINRMTIYGALGWLNPASLLPGEKAVANYDEDSITMAVASAMDCMNGLEPKKIDGLFFATTTTPYNERQNAGIIATALDLSPAIRTSDFTTSIKAGTGALISAYDAVSSGSAKNVMVCASDCRLGKPGGFQEEIYGDGAAAILFGDSGVIASVEGTYSLTYDFMDNWRADTDRYNRTWEDRWVRDEGYGKFISEAISGLLDKYKLTPKDFTKVVYPCLYVRAHADIGKKLGFEADQIQDHMFTAIGNTGTAYTLQILVAALEGAKPGDRILVASYGNGSDALFLEVTGEIEKARDRRGIKGHLASKKDLGSYEKYVTFREVMTIDTGGRGEEVAPTQVSTLWRERRMVLGLCGSKCKRCGTPQYPPQEICVNPKCGAVGEMESYRFSDKRGHLFTYTGDILAFSPSPPAIYGMVDFQGGGRWLFDLIDCELDSLEVGMPVEMSFRRKYHDVTRGIHAYYWKATPIRV